A section of the Lathamus discolor isolate bLatDis1 chromosome 6, bLatDis1.hap1, whole genome shotgun sequence genome encodes:
- the LOC136016958 gene encoding choline transporter-like protein 5-A, with amino-acid sequence MGEAPCGARRSRCCHPVPRVRYCSPASANEPPRSSPLLPPEVAGVTWWLLASGEQWLRGTRVGLCVSESPGRFVTYADVQASYRYKPNQWSYFKQFCKPYVNSPHKVRMWHCYNHIKGIPGSDLTVSRTGFQRDFRVYLQLRQTWAWLKSVLNSTANSEITKYPFPWSFV; translated from the exons ATGGGGGAGGCGCCGTGTGGCGCCCGGCGCtctcgctgctgccatcctgtgccCAGAGTTCGGTACTGCAGCCCCGCCTCCGCGAATGAGCCGCCGCGGTCGTCCCCGCTGCTGCCCCCGGAAGTGGCCGGTGTCACGTGGTGGCTGCTGGCTTCCGGTGAACAATGGCTGCGGGGGACCCGCGTTGGG ctttgtgtctcaGAGAGCCCAGGCAGGTTTGTGACCTACGCTGACGTTCAGGCTTCCTACAGATACAAACCCAATCAGTGGAGTTACTTCAAGCAGTTCTGCAAGCCTTACGTTAACAGTCCTCACAAGGTCC GCATGTGGCATTGTTACAACCATATTAAAGGAATACCCGGGTCTGACCTCACTGTTTCTCGTACTGGGTTCCAGAGAGACTTCAGGGTGTACCTGCAGCTCAGGCAAACATG ggcCTGGCTAAAGAGTGTTCTGAATTCCACTGCTAATTCTGAAATTACGAAATATCCATTCCCCTGGAGCTTTGTCTAG